The window GTGGGACGCGGCGCCGGGTCTCGGTTCTCCCACAGCCGATGTTGCCCTCCCGGATCACGGAAGGGGCTGTTCAGAGGCTGCGGCGGCTTGAGTATGCCCGATCAGGGGCTTCCCGTCACCGGGGCAAGATCACCGAGCTGACCGAACGGTCCTTCGGGAACGGGAGGTGCCGGACACTCCGGGACGAACTCCTCGATCACCATCAGTGTCGCGCGCAGCTGGCGCACCAGCAGGGCCCCGAGCACGGCACGGTCGGGCTGGTCCGGGGCATCCAGTGCGCCGATCCAGTCCAGGGTGGCCCCCTCGACGCCGGAGAGCCAGCCGACGAGGGCGAGCCGGGCGAGGGGAGGGAGGGCCCGGTGCCCGTACGCGCCCTCGGCGATGGTGGCGACGAGCTCCTCGCGGACGGCGTCGCGGATGGCGAGCACCTCGGCGTCGGATCCGACGCCGCCGGTGACGATCGTGCGGTAGGCGGCGCGGTGGTGCTCGGCGTAGTACAGGTAGCCGTCGATGGTGCGGCGGACGCGCTCGGCGTTGGGGAGGTCGGTGTCGCCGCCGGCCCGGGCGACGAGCTCGGCGACGGAGTCCTCGACGATGGCGAGGTAGTAGCCGCGTTTGTTGGTGAAGTAGTAGTAGATCAGCCCTTTGGCGACGCCCGCGTGTTTGGCGATGTCGTCCATGGAGAGCGCGTCGTACGAGGTGTCGGCGAACAATTTGCGCCCGGTCGCTATGAGTTCGGCCTTGCGCACCTGGGATCGAACGGTCGCTCCGCGCTGTTGACTATTATTCAAATTCGACCCTAGCCTCGAACTGCCACAGGAAGCCCGCAGTATGGCAGACCTGGGTGCCGCGCCGCCGGTGGTGGTCGGCCTGCGCCTCGGTGGTGATCGTCGGCGACGGGCTGCGGCCGGGGGCCTCGCGGCCTGCGGCCGGGAGGGTCTCAGAGCCAGCCGACCTGGGTGACGAACATGGCGACGACGACCACGAGGGTCCAGCCGAGCACGTGCTCCAGCCAGGCGGAGTCGTCCTTGGGGCCTCCGGTGCGGACGAGGTTCCGGGGGGCGGCGGTCGGGGCGGCGCTGTCGGCAGTCATGGCGTCCAATGTGCCAGCGTTCGCGGCTTTCGCGGTAGGGACGTCATGGGTGGCATGCATCACGCAAACGCAGACATAAATGGACAGGTCCGGACGGCATGCGGCCGGGCCCCGGCCTCTTCGGCAGGGACCCGGCGCGCTCCTCGTCCGGTGCCCGGTGTCCGGCGCGGATGCCCGGCACCCCGGTCCGGCGTTCTCTCCGACGCCCGGTCAGACGCGGGTCTCGCGGTTCCGGCCCGCCATACCCGCCATCGCGAGGCCGAGGCACAGTGCGACGCCTCCGGCGATCACGTTGCTGACCAC is drawn from Streptomyces sp. NBC_01232 and contains these coding sequences:
- a CDS encoding TetR/AcrR family transcriptional regulator produces the protein MNNSQQRGATVRSQVRKAELIATGRKLFADTSYDALSMDDIAKHAGVAKGLIYYYFTNKRGYYLAIVEDSVAELVARAGGDTDLPNAERVRRTIDGYLYYAEHHRAAYRTIVTGGVGSDAEVLAIRDAVREELVATIAEGAYGHRALPPLARLALVGWLSGVEGATLDWIGALDAPDQPDRAVLGALLVRQLRATLMVIEEFVPECPAPPVPEGPFGQLGDLAPVTGSP
- a CDS encoding SCO1431 family membrane protein — its product is MTADSAAPTAAPRNLVRTGGPKDDSAWLEHVLGWTLVVVVAMFVTQVGWL